Proteins encoded within one genomic window of Humulus lupulus chromosome 1, drHumLupu1.1, whole genome shotgun sequence:
- the LOC133810481 gene encoding uncharacterized membrane protein At3g27390 isoform X2 has product MDLLHNPGDWFKLSYLIFAFCSALFLGALKGLLVGPIVGLILIAGNVGVILGLLPAHVVWTVYTLVKINRLDTPLKVAILLGLPALFGLWLGLSIGGSVLVGLGYGFFTPWVSTFEAFRHENETKKYVHIVVDGTWETIKGSCTVVRDFADLCYHSYPICLKELRESPDSNEFQTLRFIHVPACIVAGLMGLMVEVPLYTAIAVVKSPYMLFKGWFRLIHDLISREGPFLETACIPIAGLTILVWPIVVVGSVILAAFSSIFVGLHASVIVYQERSFRRGVAYVIAMVAEFDEYTNDWLYLREGSIFPKPQYRKKSVSRTQSSVGANQVAGVISSSVSSEAPAMLVPSLAHSRSVRETIQEVKVVQIWGNMMKSCEIRGKELLDANVITPADLYEWLKAKNSNEAVIIDVGLPCYSLLQFLLHSIELNSSGLVLLDNFEIKAIALEEGEVRFLEKVVLFGSNTQRMEAWENGSLTPKDALRAAQIQGLSRRMTGMVRSVSKFPTHRRRFRQVVKDLMAYYLEKENSNRPFSMRSTASIENV; this is encoded by the exons ATGGATTTATTACATAATCCTGGTGATTGGTTCAAGCTCAGCTATCTGATTTTTGCATTTTGTTCTGCTCTCTTCCTTGGCGCTCTCAAAG GTTTACTTGTGGGACCTATTGTTGGTCTTATATTGATAGCAGGGAATGTTGGAGTCATTCTTGGTTTGCTCCCAGCCCATGTTGTGTGGACAGTTTACACCCTAGTAAA GATTAACAGACTTGATACACCGCTTAAAGTTGCAATCTTGTTGGGTTTGCCAGCCTTGTTTGGACTTTGGTTGGGTTTGAGCATTGGTGGGAGTGTTCTCGTGGGACTTGGCTATGGATTCTTCACACCATGGGTTTCCACTTTTGAAGCCTTCAGACATGAAAATGAAACCAAGAAATATGTACACATTGTAGTG GATGGAACATGGGAAACCATCAAAGGAAGCTGTACAGTAGTTCGAGACTTTGCTGACCTGTGCTACCATTCTTACCCAATTTGCCTAAAAGAATTACGTGAATCCCCTGATTCAAATGAGTTTCAAACTCTTAG GTTCATTCATGTCCCTGCTTGCATCGTAGCTGGGTTGATGGGGCTAATGGTGGAGGTTCCATTGTACACTGCAATTGCTGTGGTAAAGAGTCCATACATGTTATTCAAGGGATGGTTTAGGCTTATACATGATCTCATTAGCCGAGAAGGACCATTTCTTGAAACAGCATGCATACCAATTGCCGGTTTGACAATCTTGGTTTGGCCGATTGTTGTCGTTGGAAGCGTCATATTAGCTGCTTTCTCTAGTATTTTTGTTGGACTGCATGCATCGGTCATAGTCTATCAG GAAAGATCTTTCAGAAGAGGTGTGGCTTATGTGATTGCTATGGTTGCTGAATTTGATGAATACACCAATGATTGGCTTTATCTCCGGGAGGGGTCTATTTTCCCAAA GCCCCAGTATCGAAAGAAAAGCGTTTCAAGAACACAGTCATCTGTTGGAGCGAATCAAGTGGCTGGAGTCATATCCAGTTCTGTTTCGTCAGAAGCACCTGCAATGCTTGTGCCGAGTTTAGCTCATTCAAGATCAGTGAGAGAGACCATACAAGAAGTGAAAGTAGTGCAG ATATGGGGAAACATGATGAAATCTTGTGAAATTAGAGGCAAGGAATTATTGGATGCTAATGTGATAACACCAGCGGATCTCTATGAGTGGTTGAAAGCAAAGAACAGCAATGAAGCAGTGATTATTGATGTAGGCTTGCCTTGCTACTCATTACTGCAGTTTTTGCTGCACTCCATTGAATTAAATTCAAGTGGTCTAGTGCTGCTTGATAATTTTGAG ATTAAGGCCATAGCCTTAGAAGAAGGTGAGGTGAGATTCTTGGAGAAGGTTGTTCTTTTTGGAAGCAATACACAACGCATGGAAGCTTGGGAAAATGGGAGTTTAACACCTAAAGATGCTCTAAGAGCTGCTCAAATTCAGGGACTCAGTAGAAG GATGACTGGAATGGTGAGAAGCGTATCGAAGTTTCCTACTCACCGGAGGAGATTTCGCCAAGTTGTGAAGGATTTGATGGCCTATTATTTAGAGAAGGAGAATTCTAATAGGCCATTTTCCATGAGATCTACTGCATCCATTGAAAATGTGTAA
- the LOC133810481 gene encoding uncharacterized membrane protein At3g27390 isoform X1 produces MDLLHNPGDWFKLSYLIFAFCSALFLGALKGLLVGPIVGLILIAGNVGVILGLLPAHVVWTVYTLVKINRLDTPLKVAILLGLPALFGLWLGLSIGGSVLVGLGYGFFTPWVSTFEAFRHENETKKYVHIVVDGTWETIKGSCTVVRDFADLCYHSYPICLKELRESPDSNEFQTLRFIHVPACIVAGLMGLMVEVPLYTAIAVVKSPYMLFKGWFRLIHDLISREGPFLETACIPIAGLTILVWPIVVVGSVILAAFSSIFVGLHASVIVYQERSFRRGVAYVIAMVAEFDEYTNDWLYLREGSIFPKPQYRKKSVSRTQSSVGANQVAGVISSSVSSEAPAMLVPSLAHSRSVRETIQEVKVVQIWGNMMKSCEIRGKELLDANVITPADLYEWLKAKNSNEAVIIDVGLPCYSLLQFLLHSIELNSSGLVLLDNFEVTHLNRPKDKLLDWFFNPVMVLKEQIKAIALEEGEVRFLEKVVLFGSNTQRMEAWENGSLTPKDALRAAQIQGLSRRMTGMVRSVSKFPTHRRRFRQVVKDLMAYYLEKENSNRPFSMRSTASIENV; encoded by the exons ATGGATTTATTACATAATCCTGGTGATTGGTTCAAGCTCAGCTATCTGATTTTTGCATTTTGTTCTGCTCTCTTCCTTGGCGCTCTCAAAG GTTTACTTGTGGGACCTATTGTTGGTCTTATATTGATAGCAGGGAATGTTGGAGTCATTCTTGGTTTGCTCCCAGCCCATGTTGTGTGGACAGTTTACACCCTAGTAAA GATTAACAGACTTGATACACCGCTTAAAGTTGCAATCTTGTTGGGTTTGCCAGCCTTGTTTGGACTTTGGTTGGGTTTGAGCATTGGTGGGAGTGTTCTCGTGGGACTTGGCTATGGATTCTTCACACCATGGGTTTCCACTTTTGAAGCCTTCAGACATGAAAATGAAACCAAGAAATATGTACACATTGTAGTG GATGGAACATGGGAAACCATCAAAGGAAGCTGTACAGTAGTTCGAGACTTTGCTGACCTGTGCTACCATTCTTACCCAATTTGCCTAAAAGAATTACGTGAATCCCCTGATTCAAATGAGTTTCAAACTCTTAG GTTCATTCATGTCCCTGCTTGCATCGTAGCTGGGTTGATGGGGCTAATGGTGGAGGTTCCATTGTACACTGCAATTGCTGTGGTAAAGAGTCCATACATGTTATTCAAGGGATGGTTTAGGCTTATACATGATCTCATTAGCCGAGAAGGACCATTTCTTGAAACAGCATGCATACCAATTGCCGGTTTGACAATCTTGGTTTGGCCGATTGTTGTCGTTGGAAGCGTCATATTAGCTGCTTTCTCTAGTATTTTTGTTGGACTGCATGCATCGGTCATAGTCTATCAG GAAAGATCTTTCAGAAGAGGTGTGGCTTATGTGATTGCTATGGTTGCTGAATTTGATGAATACACCAATGATTGGCTTTATCTCCGGGAGGGGTCTATTTTCCCAAA GCCCCAGTATCGAAAGAAAAGCGTTTCAAGAACACAGTCATCTGTTGGAGCGAATCAAGTGGCTGGAGTCATATCCAGTTCTGTTTCGTCAGAAGCACCTGCAATGCTTGTGCCGAGTTTAGCTCATTCAAGATCAGTGAGAGAGACCATACAAGAAGTGAAAGTAGTGCAG ATATGGGGAAACATGATGAAATCTTGTGAAATTAGAGGCAAGGAATTATTGGATGCTAATGTGATAACACCAGCGGATCTCTATGAGTGGTTGAAAGCAAAGAACAGCAATGAAGCAGTGATTATTGATGTAGGCTTGCCTTGCTACTCATTACTGCAGTTTTTGCTGCACTCCATTGAATTAAATTCAAGTGGTCTAGTGCTGCTTGATAATTTTGAGGTAACCCACTTGAATAGACCCAAGGACAAATTGTTAGATTGGTTCTTTAATCCAGTAATGGTTTTAAAAGAACAGATTAAGGCCATAGCCTTAGAAGAAGGTGAGGTGAGATTCTTGGAGAAGGTTGTTCTTTTTGGAAGCAATACACAACGCATGGAAGCTTGGGAAAATGGGAGTTTAACACCTAAAGATGCTCTAAGAGCTGCTCAAATTCAGGGACTCAGTAGAAG GATGACTGGAATGGTGAGAAGCGTATCGAAGTTTCCTACTCACCGGAGGAGATTTCGCCAAGTTGTGAAGGATTTGATGGCCTATTATTTAGAGAAGGAGAATTCTAATAGGCCATTTTCCATGAGATCTACTGCATCCATTGAAAATGTGTAA